The Tachysurus fulvidraco isolate hzauxx_2018 chromosome 4, HZAU_PFXX_2.0, whole genome shotgun sequence DNA window TCAAACACCAAATATatcatcttcttttttttcaattatcAGTTTGCTTTTTGACTAGGAAGAAAGCAATACAGAAGTAGTGGCAGCCCCTGAAGCAGTATTACTTTCCTCAATGTATTAACGTTTGACAGGAGAACAGTGCACTTTGTTGCGAGAATTGTGCTTCTGTATGTGGATTTCACAGGATAAATTTAGCTGTCCTCTCTATTCAGGGCTGAGGCGGGTGAACTGGTTGGTTGAATTCCCAGTAGCTTTGAATGTCTAGGACATGATGAGGCTCCAAAGCAAAAATAGATTCATATTTATATGAAGTATCTAAATAGATTGGCCTAAATAACAACACACCTTACAACAATGCCCAAACAGGACTTGAACTGAGCTGCTATTCGGAATACCTCTATGTTGTTTGCTCATAAAACAAAGCAGACATAGAAAGTAATATCATGATATAACAGTGTGAGGTGTCATTTTTCAAAGGATCATTCatccttttattcattttgttgtaGCCGTCTCACATCTTTGGTTCCTTTGCAAtctcagttgtgtgtgttagaccACAGGTGCACAGGTGCAGGTAGCTGGGGACTTACTACCAGAGTCTACAGAGAGAGCAGTGACCATCTCTGGCACCCCTAATGCCATTACGCAGTGTGTGAGACAAATCTGCACCATTATGCTGGAGGTGTGTGTtcaaaaatgtgttttcatattgTGATGGGTCCCAAATTTTCTGACATGGATCAGAATATTAGTGTTGTGGGGACCTTGTAAGGACATTTCAATGTTATGTTCATGGAAATTCCTCACAAGAAAAATCAAACTCTCAAcaatcactctgtgtgtgtgtgtgtgtgtgtgtgtgtgtgtgtgtgtgtgtgtgtgtgtgtgtgtgtgtgtgtgtgtgtgtgtgtgtgtgtgtgtgtgtgtgtgtgtgtgtgtgtgtgtgtgactaaagCATTATCAATCTAAGGAAAGCATCTAACACAATATTTACCTACGTTcttcatttgaattttatttcactatgttAAGCACGTGTTTTTCATGTTTCTGTCCTGCCTAATTTGTCTACTAGCACTCAGGGGCTTCCCTGCAGAGGAATGCATACTGTGCACTAAGAAAATGTTTTCTCCTTGAAATTGTTGAATgggctttcttttcttcttctttgtgtaGTCACCGCCTAAAGGAGCAACAATCCCTTATCGGCCCAAGCCATCCTCTGGTGGCAACCCCACAGTTTTATCCCAACCACATACAACTCCTGTGAGTACTTCAATCTAGTTCACAGATCCTCTAAACAGCATCTATTAGTTTATGAATTCAGCATCATTATGGATTCAGCGGCTCCAGTTAAACATTTATGGCTTCATAGCTTCATTCTTAGTGGGGAGAGACGTGCGTGTGGATATTTAGGCTAATGATTTCTTTGAGATCAGTGTGGCCAACTAAATCTTACCCTGTTTTCATCAGTAATAAAGTCAGCACAGGCTGGCTCAATTCTCTAAGACATTTAGATAAGGCTTGCTCTGGGTGGCTTCACATTGCTGATCCAGGACTGTCTGTTTTGATCAATGCAATAAGAGAGCAGGGCTTTTTCGATCTCAGAAGACCTTTTTCGATCATTGTTTCTTAGCCAGTACACAGCATTCTATTCGATTTTATTCTATTCCATACAGAAAACTGTATAAAAGTCAGTGTGTATGATTATACATATATGATGCTTTGACCTTTAATTTGTAAAGGGCTGTGTGTTGTTTAAAAGGATGCATGTAAAGCAATCATGACCTTTCGAATGGGAGCTGTAAAAGGTTAACATGGCAAACTGATTAAGCATGTTAAAGCCCTGTagacttttattcatttttagatcTGCAACACGTCCCTCTAGAAGCATTAAAATGCAGCAGGCATCAGAATTTCATAAACATTGTATGAGCCAGTCCAGGTGGTTGTTGGACATATTCATACAGTGACCCCTTGTGGTTAATACTCTGAGACAAGCGTTGCTCACAATTCTCATGCTCATGCAACAGTGTATATTAAAGACAAAGAactatatgtacatataaggTGGTTATTCATTTATCCAACAAGCCTGaagttgttttcttttgtgtagACTTTTGCTGTTCCAGCGCAGTACACCATTCCTCCCCAAGACGTGAGTGCCAATACTGCTGTCTTATCAGAGATGTTGATCAGAGATCTCTACCTAACAGTGATCGCTACACTTTCCCCAGCCACCTTCTGCCCTTTCTACCACTACACTTTTACCAGTGCATTCCATTAAACATCTCAATGCCTTTCTCCTTAAAATACTCACAGAGGGACCACTACTAATTGCAATTTTTCTGCATgcacaaacatttaaacacaggGTTCTCATGCCCGTCCATGCATTCATATGACTAATGCCTGGTGTTACTAACACCTTTTCCtccattgttttattttcataccTTTGAGTGTTGTCACAAAATTAGACTGTTAATAGAATCAGATGTGATTACAATCATGCTGCCAGTTTATTTTGGGTTTTAACAAACCCTAGTAACAGTTCtaattatgaatataaataaatatatttgctgTGTATTGTCTGTAGATGTGTTTTCCTCTGAAATAATTCAGGTTGATTGGCTAGTTCTAACCTCCCTTCCTGCCCTGCAGTTGACCAAGCTTCACCAGTTGGCTATGCAGCATATCCCCTTTACCTCCCTTGGGCAGAGCAACCCTACCTTCCCTGGTACGTACCCAAAGATCCCCTGGGGAAATCTTTCTCTCCCTGTGTCACTCTGTCCATTGTTCAACATggcttgtcttgtcttgttatGGTATGTCTTGGCTTCTTGTTTCCTCACCCTATACTTTCCtgtgcctttctctctctctctctctctctctctctctctctctctctctctctctctctctctctctctctctctctctctctctctctctctacttctttctctctctcaatttgtTATTAATCACTATTAACCATATAAGATTTACGTTCTTCCTctataagcaaataaaaagcaaactTATGTCATATTAAGGGCATCAAAGTCATGAGATGTGCATGCGTTTCATATGAATCTTTAAGTAGCTGAAACCATTTCTCAAGACTCAAGACGTTTTGCTCATTGTCATTTCATGCACTCTTGAAGCACTGTAAGGGCtttgtgatgtgtctgtgtgatctGGTCTTCTTATGTGCAACTCTTTGCATTCCTCCACACCACCCCAAACCTGATCAGTCCACCAGAGTACCAGTCATCTCTAGCACTTTTACACCTCCCCACATATTCTGCAGcaggaacacaaacagaaacaggcCAACCATATGATTACTGCTCTAATAAAAAAGGCACTACTCTATAAGAGACCTCCTCTGGGTAGATGTTTAATTGAAAAGATATTTTATTCAGTGCAGTCCAAATataattaggatttttttttcatgtctaGCACTGTGTATTTGCAAAGCCCTACTGCTTTCTACATAATGCatattaatgttattgtttTGGTTCGTTTAGCTTGATTTTGACATACCTTTATTAGTTTTACCTGTGGATTAGTGATGTAGAccatattatactgtacagtcaCTTGGTAAGACCTTGTTAAATGTTTTGTGAGTTTTTTGCTGTCTATTCCCTGAATAGGTCTGGATATGTCAGTTTCACCAAGTTCTCATGAGCTGAGCATACCTAATGAGGTAAGTCTTTCTGATTGCACGATTACACTGTGCACAAAATGCATGCATTAGCCTTTAAACTTGCTTGAGGCATAATGTGACTGATTGTCAGCATTCATGACAGGTCACATTTCAGTAATGACCTTAGTAACACATAAGACCCTGCTGTGAGACCACTGGAGGTACAGAAGATGTTTAAGCCACTGCCTCTCTCCCTTTTCACTGCTGCTGTCACCAGTGTGACTTTAATCTCAGATCAAAATCTGAGACAATAACAAAGGGTCAGTGATTAATAAAGAATtagtatttaattaaaacaattttCTCACATTTCCCAAAACCAATGTCATCACAATAATTACAGGCAAATTTCTGTGTATTCAGTGGGTGAGAATTCAGTCCTTTGCTTGAATATACTATTATTACTTTCAGAGCTTTCCAGTAAATTATGCCATGTGCCACTTACCCTTGTCTCTTCTCAGCTCATAGGCTGTATTATTGGCAGACAAGGCACTAAGATCAATGAAATTCGCCAGATGTCTGGAGCCCAAATAAAGATAGCCAGTGCCACAGATGGTTCAGCAGTGCGTCATGTCACCATTACTGGCTCCCCAGCCAGCATCTGCCTGGCCCAGTACCTCATCAGTGCCAGGTAAAGGACCTTTGCCATTCACAACACAAGCCCTTTGGCTTTTAAAGATGAAActttttattgcagttttttAGCTTTAAAGAATTTGACACATTTAGCAGATCActataatgaaatatttcatgCTCCATCCTTTTGTTTAATCCCACCTATGTTGGCACCCCTCAGCTTTATTAATACTTATCAAGGCATGTGAAATCCTAGTTGTTGTTTCTCTTAGTAACACATAACATTTCcatattgatttttctttttttcataacCCTTTTTCTCTTGCTTTTCTGTTTACCTTCCACCCTCATTTGTTCCTACTCTAACTATTAACATTGTCCtgcctccctccttcccttccTGGCCCCTGGTGGTGgaatgtgtgtgggtatgtatttgtgtttgcagTTTAGAGATGGCTAAATTCAGTATCCAGGctgcctcctcttcctccagtACTACAGTTGATCTCGGCCTGAGTTTCTCCCAATCTGCCTCTCCTGCCTCTGCCTCGGCCATGCTAGCTGCTCCCTCGTCCATTAACGTCCACTCACCCCCGGCCATGCCCTCGATCCCTACTACCCACTATGCTCTTCCAGTCTCCAGCCTGCTTGGCATGAAAACTGTGCCTCTGTGGGCCGTACACACTGCAGCCTCGCCGGGCTTTACACCCTACACCACAAAAATCCCTGCCTCAGCCACCGTCAAAAAATCTGAGCATCAGAGGTTCGCCCCTTACTGACCACAACTGACAGTCTTTCATTTACATGCTATGTTTTCTGATTTTGGGGCATCTTCGACAACTTTGAAGATTTTGTATATTTCTGCACAATGCTATGCAAA harbors:
- the zgc:110045 gene encoding poly(rC)-binding protein 3 isoform X1 — its product is MNMNEKEVALWSEGGLNVTLTIRLLMHGKEVGSIIGKKGETVKKMREESGARINISDGSSTERIVTITGASEVIFKAFAMIAEKFEEDILACMVNSTVSSRPPVTLRLVFPASQCGSLIGKGGSKIKEIRETTGAQVQVAGDLLPESTERAVTISGTPNAITQCVRQICTIMLESPPKGATIPYRPKPSSGGNPTVLSQPHTTPTFAVPAQYTIPPQDLTKLHQLAMQHIPFTSLGQSNPTFPGLDMSVSPSSHELSIPNELIGCIIGRQGTKINEIRQMSGAQIKIASATDGSAVRHVTITGSPASICLAQYLISASLEMAKFSIQAASSSSSTTVDLGLSFSQSASPASASAMLAAPSSINVHSPPAMPSIPTTHYALPVSSLLGMKTVPLWAVHTAASPGFTPYTTKIPASATVKKSEHQRFAPY
- the zgc:110045 gene encoding poly(rC)-binding protein 3 isoform X3; protein product: MNMNEKEVALWSEGGLNVTLTIRLLMHGKEVGSIIGKKGETVKKMREESGARINISDGSSTERIVTITGASEVIFKAFAMIAEKFEEDILACMVNSTVSSRPPVTLRLVFPASQCGSLIGKGGSKIKEIRETTGAQVQVAGDLLPESTERAVTISGTPNAITQCVRQICTIMLESPPKGATIPYRPKPSSGGNPTVLSQPHTTPTFAVPAQYTIPPQDLTKLHQLAMQHIPFTSLGQSNPTFPGLDMSVSPSSHELSIPNELIGCIIGRQGTKINEIRQMSGAQIKIASATDGSAVRHVTITGSPASICLAQYLISASFINTYQGM